The segment ATTACTCGGGAGGCACAATCGGGACGGGCGAGCGTCAACCGGTGATCAAGGTCAAAGCGGTCTATCATCGCAACGATCCGATCCTGCAAGACGAAGCGCCCTTGTGGCCCGGCGCGCCGCGGACCGACTTGAGTCTTCGCGCCGGTCTCTTGTGGGACCAACTGGAGAGCGCGGGAGTCCAGGACGTTACCGGCGTCTACAATTTCACGAACTATATCTACGTCGTCGCGATCAAACAGCGCTACGCAGGCCACGCCAAGCAGGCCGGCATGATCGCCGCCGCCGCTTCGGCTTCGGCGCGCCACGGGCGCTACGTCGTCGTGGTGGACGACGACATCGATCCGACCAATTTAAAGGAAGTCCTCTGGGCGATGATGACGCGCGTCGATCCGGCGACGAACATCGACATCGTGGACGGTTGTTGGAGCACGCCGCTCGATCCGCGCATGCCGCCCGACAAGCGCGCCGCGCGCGACCACACGAACAGCAAGGCGATCTTTTATGCCGTGAGGCCGTTCCCGTGGCGGGACAAATTTCCCAAAGTGAGCCGCGTGAGCCGCGAGCTCAGGGAAAAAGTGATTCGGGATTTTCAGAATATCCTGCCTTTTCCGAAGGGGTAGAGACCAAACGTCTTGTAGGGGCGGCCCCCAGTGGCCGCCCCTGGGCAGGCACAGGGGCCTGCCCCTACGTTCCTTTCATGTCCTTCGACTCCACTACCATCGCCGTCGGTGCCGCGCTTCTGCTCGCCGCTTTCGTCAAAGGAACGACCGGTTTCGGTTTTCCGCTGATCGCGACGCCGACGGTCGCTCTTCTCCTGGACATCCGCACCGCGATTACGATCCTCATCATTCCGAACATCCTCATGGACGTCGCACAGATCTTTCGCGGCAGTTTTCCGTCGGCGATCATCAAGCGTTTCGGTTGGCTTCTGTTCTTGACGGTTTTCGGCGTCTTTCTCGGCACCAAGGTTCTGGTCATGCTCCCCATCTGGGCGCTCAACCTCTCGCTCGGCGTCATGGTCCTCGCGTTCGTCGTTTCCAACTTCTTCCGCTTCGAGCCCGCCATCCCTCCACGGCTGGAACGGCTTTCCTCGCCGGCGATCGGCCTCGCCGTCGGCTTTTTGAACGGCATGACCAACGCAGCCGGTCCGGTGCTGGCGAGCTATCTCTATAGCC is part of the Candidatus Binatia bacterium genome and harbors:
- a CDS encoding sulfite exporter TauE/SafE family protein, which encodes MSFDSTTIAVGAALLLAAFVKGTTGFGFPLIATPTVALLLDIRTAITILIIPNILMDVAQIFRGSFPSAIIKRFGWLLFLTVFGVFLGTKVLVMLPIWALNLSLGVMVLAFVVSNFFRFEPAIPPRLERLSSPAIGLAVGFLNGMTNAAGPVLASYLYSLKLPKTEFVRSISTIFMITKISQLVAVSTWNLFTYETLRLSAGVTVFVLLGFYFGLKAQDRVNQKTFNRGLLAILFAIGVMLVVRGLC